The Anopheles marshallii chromosome X, idAnoMarsDA_429_01, whole genome shotgun sequence genome includes a window with the following:
- the LOC128719175 gene encoding uridine phosphorylase 1 yields MAHQGDQKRDKENSLKAKRDKNDTNNTEEVDEDNTDMARLTRYNDGSVKLRNPNIELMDQDILYHLALGSGSHDLHEMFGDVKFVCMGGTPKRMETFAHFIMEEIGYKLPAGTQLQDISAFSYRYSMYKVGPVLSISHGMGVPSVGILLHELIKLMYHAKVKDPIFVRIGTCGGIGVEGGTVVITEDAYDGLLRNSYELAILGKIVHRPAILDKRLVRELKSLATHDDPYETITGKTMCTYDFYEGQGRLDGAFCEFTETDKMTYLEKLRDFGVVNIEMECTIFAALTHYAGIKAAIICVTLLDRLKGDQVMAPKEVMNEWQQRPQILVSRLIKKHLAQMGHLKSLASTPSSIKSPRRFKLVQQESEAHE; encoded by the exons ATGGCTCACCAAGGAGATCAGAAGCGTGACAAGGAGAATAGTTTGAAGGCGAAGCGCGATAAAAATGATACCAACAATACAGAAGAAGTTGATGAAGATAATACCGACATGGCACGTTTGACCAG ATACAACGATGGTTCGGTTAAGCTGCGCAATCCCAACATTGAACTCATGGATCAAGATATCCTGTACCATCTGGCGCTTGGTAGCGGTAGCCATGATCTGCACGAAATGTTTGGCGATGTGAAG tttGTCTGCATGGGTGGAACACCGAAGCGTATGGAAACGTTTGCTCACTTTATTATGGAAGAAATCGGTTACAAACTTCCCGCTGGTACTCAGCTGCAAGATATCAGTGCATTTTCCTATCGCTACTCCATGTACAAG gTTGGGCCTGTACTCTCCATTAGCCATGGTATGGGGGTACCTTCTGTAGGTATCCTTCTCCATGAGCTTATTAAGCTGATGTACCACGCCAAGGTAAAGGATCCGATCTTTGTGCGCATTGGTACATGCGGCGGTATCGGTGTGGAAGGTGGCACTGTCGTCATTACGGAAGACGCATACGATGGTTTGCTTCGAAACAGCTACGAGTTG GCTATTCTTGGAAAAATAGTTCATCGTCCGGCAATTTTGGACAAACGACTGGTGCGGGAACTGAAGTCACTAGCCACACACGATGATCCATATGAGACGATTACTGGCAAAACGATGTGCACCTACGACTTCTACGAAG GTCAAGGCAGATTGGATGGTGCATTCTGCGAGTTTACAGAAACGGACAAAATGACATATTTGGAAAAATTGCGCGACTTCGGCGTGGTGAACATCGAGATGGAGTGTACCATATTTGCCGCACTTACTCATTACGCCGGTATCAAGGCGGCGATCATATGCGTCACGCTGCTGGACAGACTGAAGGGTGACCAAGTGATGGCCCCGAAGGAGGTAATGAACGAATGGCAACAACGACCACAGATATTAGTTTCCCGGTTAATTAAGAAGCACCTCGCCCAGATGGGCCACCTAAAGTCGCTCGCCTCGACACCGTCGTCCATCAAGTCGCCGCGCCGATTTAAGCTGGTGCAGCAGGAATCGGAAGCGCACGAGTAA